From one Notolabrus celidotus isolate fNotCel1 chromosome 24, fNotCel1.pri, whole genome shotgun sequence genomic stretch:
- the orc4 gene encoding origin recognition complex subunit 4 — MSKRKVKDQHMPVGECITQVQEILRERFCCQKLPDRPEGVEAQHRHLLELLKRTAVHGESNSLLIVGPRGAGKTMLLKCVLRDLLEEKEVQKNLLQVHLNGLLQTDDRIALKEITRQLNLENVVGDKVFGSFAENLAFLLEALKKGDRSSSRPVLFILDEFDLFAHHKNQTLLYNLLDVSQSAQAPIAVVGVTCRLDVLELLEKRVKSRFSHRQIHLLSSLTFPQYLERVQTQLSLPDDFPDEKFAQDWSASLKALCEDKSVEDVLQRHFNSSKDYRTMHMLLMLCLSRVSVSKPTIKPADMLEASRMCFSDAKANMLHGLSILELCLVIAMKHLNDIYEGEPFNLQMVHNEFKKFLHRKSSSMYNFEQPVIMKAFEHLQQLELIRPVDGSAAKTQREYQLMRLMLDHSQIMEALQKYPQCPTDVKQWAMSAFG, encoded by the exons ATGAGCAAGAGGAAAGTGAAAGATCAGCACATGCCTGTTGGAGAATGCATCACACAG GTTCAGGAGATTTTAAGGGAGCGCTTTTGCTGTCAGAAGCTGCCTGACAGACCGGAGGGAGTGGAGGCTCAACACAG ACACCTCCTGGAGCTGCTGAAGCGGACGGCTGTCCACGGGGAGAGTAACTCCCTGCTAATCGTCGGGCCCAGGGGAGCAGGAAAAACAATG ctgCTGAAGTGTGTGTTGAGGGATCTGCTGGAGGAAAAAGAAGTGCAGAAAAACCTGCTGCAGGTTCACCTCAATG gtcTCCTGCAGACTGACGACAGAATAGCGCTGAAAGAAATAACACGGCAGCTCAATCTGGAAAACGTTGTTGGTGACAaagtgttt GGCAGTTTTGCAGAGAATCTAGCTTTCCTGTTGGAGGCTTTGAAGAAAG GTGATCGCAGCAGCAGCCGACCCGTGTTGTTCATCCTGGATGAGTTCGACCTGTTTGCCCACCACAAGAACCAGACTCTTCTCTACAACCTGTTAGACGTCTCCCAGTCCGCCCAGGCTCCCATTGCTGTGGTCGGCGTTACCTGCAGACTG GATGTTCTGGAGCTGTTGGAGAAGAGGGTGAAGTCGCGGTTTTCTCACCGTCAGATCCACCTGCTGAGCAGTCTGACGTTCCCTCAGTACCTGGAGCGGGTTCAGACCCAGCTCAGCCTGCCGGACGACTTCCCAGATGAGAAGTTTGCTCAGGACTGGAGCGCCAGCTTGAAG GCTCTGTGTGAAGACAAATCAGTGGAAGATGTTTTGCAGAGACACTTCAACTCAAGCAAAGACTACAGAACGATGCACATGCTGCTG ATGTTGTGTCTGAGTCGTGTTTCCGTTTCCAAACCCACCATCAAACCTGCAGACATGCTGGAGGCCAGCAGAATGTGTTTCAGCGATGCCAAGGCGAACATGCTCCACG GTTTGTCCATCTTGGAGCTGTGCCTCGTCATCGCCATGAAACATCTCAACGACATCTACGAAGGAGAGCCGTTCAACCTGCAGATGGTTCACAACG agttCAAGAAGTTCCTGCACAGAAAGTCCAGCTCCATGTACAACTTTGAGCAGCCAGTCATAATGAAG GCCTTCGAgcacctgcagcagctggagctgATCCGGCCCGTCGACGGCTCCGCGGCCAAGACTCAGAGGGAGTACCAGCTCATGAGACTCATGCTGGACCACAGTCAGATCATGGAGGCCCTGCAGAAGTACCCACAATGCCCCACTGACGTCAAACAGTGGGCCATGTCAGCATTCGGCTAG
- the LOC117808384 gene encoding activin receptor type-2A-like, with the protein MGDATKLAFAVFLISCSSGAILGRSETQECAYYNSSWEKERTNRSGIEPCYGEKDKRRHCFATWKNVSGTIEIVKQGCWLDDVNCYDSNECVERKESPDVFFCCCEGNMCNEKFLYAPEAPPQSDPHHSTAYTTSNPFSQKPQLFSTLLYSLVPIIGLAAVVLFSFWMWRHHKLAYPAALVPTHDPGPTPPSPLMGQKPLQLIEVKARGRFGCVWKAQLLSDYVAVKIFPIQDKLSWQNEYEIYSVCGMKHDNILHFIGVEKRNNNLDLELWLITTYHDKGSLTDYLKANVVTWNELCHIAQSAARGLAHLHEDIPGHKEGHKPSIAHRDIKSKNVLLKNNLTACVADFGLALKFEAGKSAGDTHGQVGTRRYMAPEVLEGAINFQRDSFLRIDMYAFGLVLWELAARCTAADGPVDEYMLPFEEEVGQHPSLEDMQDVVVHKKLRPCLRDCWQKHTGLAMLCETIEDCWDHEAEARLSAGCVEERIGQMQRQAPIIGPEEIVTVVTMVTNVDLPPKESSF; encoded by the exons GTGCCATCCTGGGACGCTCGGAGACGCAGGAGTGCGCCTACTACAACTCCAGCTGGGAGAAGGAGCGCACCAACCGCAGCGGCATCGAGCCCTGCTATGGCGAGAAAGACAAGCGGCGGCACTGCTTCGCCACGTGGAAGAACGTGTCCGGTACCATCGAGATCGTCAAGCAGGGCTGCTGGCTGGACGACGTCAACTGCTACGACAG TAATGAGTGtgtggagaggaaggagagccccgatgtcttcttctgctgctgtgaagGCAACATGTGCAACGAGAAGTTCCTGTACGCTCCAGAAGCGCCCCCACAGAGTGACCCGCACCATTCGACCGCCTACA CCACCTCCAACCCATTTTCCCAGAAGCCCCAGCTCTTCAGCACTCTGCTGTACTCCCTGGTCCCCATCATCGGCCTGGCCGCCGTCgtcctcttctctttctggATGTGGAGGCATCACAAACTGGCCTACCCAGCTGCCCTGGTCCCCACACAT GACCCCGGACCCACTCCCCCGTCTCCCCTTATGGGACAAAAGCCTCTGCAGCTGATCGAGGTGAAAGCCAGGGGGCGCTTCGGGTGTGTGTGGAAGGCTCAGCTGCTCAGCGATTACGTGGCAGTGAAGATCTTCCCCATTCAG GACAAGCTGTCTTGGCAGAACGAGTATGAGATCTACAGCGTGTGCGGCATGAAGCACGACAACATCCTCCACTTCATCGGTGTGGAGAAGAGGAACAACAACCTGGACCTGGAGCTGTGGCTCATCACCACCTACCACGACAAG GGCTCGCTCACAGACTACCTGAAGGCCAACGTGGTGACGTGGAACGAGCTGTGCCACATCGCTCAGTCGGCAGCCCGAGGCCTGGCCCACCTCCATGAAGACATCCCGGGGCACAAAGAAGGACATAAGCCCTCCATCGCTCACAG GGACATCAAGAGTAAGAATGTGCTGCTGAAGAATAACCTGACAGCCTGCGTCGCAGACTTCGGCCTGGCCCTGAAGTTTGAGGCCGGAAaatctgcaggagacactcaCGGACAG GTGGGAACACGACGCTACATGGCTCCTGAAGTCCTGGAGGGCGCCATCAACTTCCAGCGGGACTCCTTCCTGCGTATCGACATGTACGCCTTCGGCCTTGTCTTGTGGGAGCTCGCAGCGCGCTGCACGGCCGCTGACG GCCCGGTGGACGAGTACATGCTCCCGTTtgaggaggaggtgggtcagCATCCGTCTCTGGAGGACATGCAGGATGTGGTGGTTCATAAGAAGCTGCGGCCCTGCCTCAGAGACTGCTGGCAGAAACACACG GGTCTGGCCATGCTCTGCGAAACCATCGAGGACTGCTGGGACCACGAGGCCGAGGCCCGCCTGTCCGCCGGCTGCGTCGAGGAGCGCATCGGGCAGATGCAGCGCCAAGCCCCCATCATCGGCCCGGAGGAGATCGTCACCGTCGTCACCATGGTGACCAACGTGGACCTCCCGCCCAAGGAGTCCAGCTTTTGA